A genomic window from Caldicellulosiruptor kronotskyensis 2002 includes:
- a CDS encoding 4Fe-4S binding protein, which translates to MFGMLKNVLDNLFSKPATRLYPKEKRPFFKDTRGSLEIEIEKCIFCGICQRKCPSNAIIVDRNSRTWQLNQYKCVLCNVCVESCPKKCLISKEQFNVPTTYKEFYIKKQEVKDEVQPKAQAAATNG; encoded by the coding sequence ATGTTTGGAATGCTCAAAAATGTTCTTGACAACCTGTTTTCAAAGCCTGCAACAAGGCTTTATCCGAAGGAAAAGAGGCCGTTTTTTAAAGATACAAGAGGAAGTCTTGAGATAGAGATAGAAAAGTGTATCTTCTGTGGTATCTGCCAGAGAAAATGTCCTTCAAATGCGATAATAGTAGACAGAAACTCAAGGACATGGCAGCTAAATCAGTACAAGTGCGTGCTCTGCAATGTATGTGTTGAGTCCTGTCCTAAAAAGTGTTTAATTTCAAAAGAGCAATTTAACGTTCCAACCACTTATAAAGAGTTTTACATCAAAAAGCAGGAAGTAAAAGATGAGGTGCAGCCAAAGGCACAGGCTGCTGCAACTAATGGTTAA
- a CDS encoding hydrogenase large subunit, producing the protein MGKRTIVPFGPQHPVLPEPLQLRLVLEDEKVVEAIPAIGYVHRGLEKLAEEKDINQNIYVVERVCGICSFQQALAYCQGIEELMGIEVPDRARYLRVIWAELHRLHSHHLWLGLLADAFGFESLFMQCWRNRELVMDLMEATAGSRVIISTNIIGGVRRDIDADKQKFILDNLAKLEEELKKIEGSFLNDYTVKKRLVGVGVLSKQEAYELGCVGPMARASGISMDLRTLGYAAYGELDFEPVVENDGDCYARLKVRLRECYQSIDLIRQAISKMPEGEISTPVKGFPNGEVISRVEQPRGEDVYYIKANGTKNLERLRIRTPTFANIPALVKMLQGVDFADVPMLVLTIDPCISCTER; encoded by the coding sequence TTGGGGAAAAGAACGATAGTTCCGTTTGGTCCACAGCATCCTGTTTTGCCGGAACCTCTGCAGCTTAGGCTTGTTTTAGAGGACGAAAAAGTTGTTGAAGCGATACCTGCAATAGGTTATGTTCACAGAGGACTTGAAAAGCTTGCTGAGGAAAAGGATATAAACCAGAACATATATGTAGTCGAAAGAGTTTGTGGTATATGCAGTTTTCAACAGGCTTTGGCTTACTGTCAGGGAATTGAAGAGCTAATGGGCATTGAAGTGCCTGACAGAGCAAGGTATTTACGAGTTATTTGGGCAGAACTTCACAGACTTCACAGCCACCATTTGTGGCTTGGGTTATTGGCTGACGCTTTTGGTTTTGAAAGTCTTTTTATGCAATGCTGGAGAAATAGAGAGCTTGTGATGGACCTTATGGAAGCAACAGCAGGTTCAAGAGTCATAATTTCCACAAATATAATTGGTGGGGTTAGAAGAGATATAGATGCTGATAAACAAAAGTTCATTTTAGATAATCTTGCAAAACTGGAAGAGGAGCTAAAGAAGATAGAAGGTTCGTTTTTGAACGATTATACAGTCAAGAAAAGACTTGTAGGTGTAGGTGTTCTGAGCAAACAAGAAGCTTACGAGCTTGGATGCGTGGGACCTATGGCAAGGGCAAGTGGAATTAGTATGGATTTGCGAACCCTTGGATATGCAGCATATGGCGAACTTGACTTTGAACCTGTCGTGGAAAATGACGGGGACTGCTATGCAAGACTTAAAGTAAGACTTCGCGAGTGCTATCAGTCAATTGACCTTATTCGTCAAGCTATATCTAAAATGCCAGAAGGTGAGATTTCAACACCAGTCAAAGGATTTCCAAACGGTGAGGTTATTTCAAGGGTTGAACAACCACGAGGAGAAGATGTATATTATATAAAGGCAAACGGGACAAAGAATTTAGAAAGGCTTAGAATTAGAACACCAACATTTGCAAATATTCCTGCGCTTGTGAAGATGCTTCAGGGTGTGGATTTTGCAGATGTTCCAATGCTTGTTTTGACAATTGATCCATGTATCTCATGTACTGAAAGGTAA
- a CDS encoding NADH-quinone oxidoreductase subunit B family protein produces the protein MLFRKALKKSPWIVHYDCNSCNGCDIEILATLTPVYDVERFGIINVGNPKHADILVVSGSVNHRNARVLKTIYEQMPHPKAVVAIGACACSGGIFKECYNTLGGADTVVPVDVYVPGCAPRPEAIMEGILKAAQLLEEKKKNMKKGEILNVAKS, from the coding sequence GTGTTATTTAGAAAGGCATTGAAAAAGTCTCCATGGATTGTTCACTATGATTGTAACAGCTGCAACGGCTGTGATATAGAAATACTGGCAACGTTAACACCTGTATATGACGTTGAGAGATTTGGAATTATAAATGTAGGTAATCCAAAACATGCTGATATATTGGTTGTGTCAGGTTCTGTTAACCACAGAAATGCAAGAGTTTTAAAGACAATATATGAACAGATGCCACATCCAAAAGCTGTTGTAGCAATTGGAGCATGTGCGTGCTCCGGTGGGATATTCAAAGAATGTTACAATACTCTTGGCGGGGCTGATACAGTTGTTCCTGTTGATGTATATGTTCCTGGCTGCGCGCCACGACCTGAGGCTATCATGGAAGGAATATTAAAAGCTGCACAGCTCTTAGAAGAGAAGAAAAAGAATATGAAAAAGGGTGAGATTTTGAATGTTGCAAAATCTTAA
- a CDS encoding HypC/HybG/HupF family hydrogenase formation chaperone, with translation MCLGYPAKVIEILEDGKKAIVDYLGLKKTVNVSLIKELAVGDYLLIHSGVAIEKIDEKEAEKIEKLFGEVRNANS, from the coding sequence ATGTGTTTAGGGTATCCTGCAAAAGTGATTGAAATTTTAGAAGATGGTAAGAAAGCTATTGTTGACTATTTAGGTTTAAAGAAAACTGTAAATGTGTCTCTCATAAAAGAGCTTGCTGTTGGTGATTATTTGCTTATTCACTCAGGAGTTGCAATTGAAAAAATAGATGAAAAAGAAGCCGAGAAAATAGAAAAACTTTTTGGTGAGGTAAGAAATGCAAACTCTTGA
- the hypB gene encoding hydrogenase nickel incorporation protein HypB, translated as MEIKVIKNILERNQNAANNIRRLADENKWYIMNVMGSPGAGKTSFIKCMIENLKDTFNIAVIEGDVASTIDAQAIASYGVKVLQINTGGACHLVADSVAEAIDTLKPIPKTVIFVENIGNLICPSSFDLGENLRVVVSSAAEGDDKPYKYPIMFEKADVVVLSKIDVIDAIGFDMQRYKKGLEAIKEKDLKLFEVSFKTKEGMERLTNYFYTLLDSYFNKK; from the coding sequence ATGGAGATAAAGGTAATAAAAAATATTTTAGAGCGGAATCAAAACGCAGCCAACAATATAAGAAGGTTAGCAGATGAAAATAAATGGTATATTATGAATGTGATGGGGTCACCTGGTGCAGGTAAGACATCTTTCATTAAGTGCATGATAGAAAATCTTAAAGACACATTTAACATTGCAGTGATTGAAGGTGATGTTGCATCAACAATTGATGCCCAAGCTATTGCAAGTTATGGAGTTAAAGTTTTGCAGATAAACACAGGTGGTGCTTGCCATTTAGTTGCAGATAGTGTTGCAGAAGCAATAGATACTCTTAAGCCTATTCCCAAAACAGTAATCTTTGTTGAAAACATTGGCAATCTCATCTGTCCATCTTCGTTCGATTTGGGAGAAAACCTGAGAGTTGTTGTATCTTCTGCTGCAGAGGGTGATGACAAGCCATATAAGTATCCTATAATGTTTGAAAAAGCTGACGTTGTTGTTCTATCAAAGATTGATGTAATTGATGCCATTGGTTTTGATATGCAAAGATACAAAAAGGGTTTAGAAGCTATAAAAGAAAAAGATTTAAAACTGTTTGAGGTATCATTCAAGACAAAAGAAGGTATGGAAAGACTTACTAATTACTTTTATACTCTTTTAGATTCATATTTCAACAAAAAGTAG
- a CDS encoding Cof-type HAD-IIB family hydrolase produces the protein MIKLIALDIDGTLLDDRGYIPQINREFLKIAVEKYKIVIILCTGRGASAFKIAKDLQLPCSLISANGVYVFENPDFPPIIKNYLTERQKKVLIEFLDNNHFEIDYYIVLGYEQDFHMIYKERTNYDSYFLSFVNGRKQFKPTYPAEKLLKFLEYPISHTGIVGKYEKLKEIKEILKTLELDCNTILYYASDNKEYGFLEVLSNNASKEKALLQFMNFKNISSEELISIGDNFNDVGMFKISGISVAVANAPEEVKKAAKFVTSRTNNEGAVAEAIEMFIIKRDG, from the coding sequence TTGATAAAATTAATTGCACTGGATATTGATGGAACACTTTTGGACGATAGAGGTTACATCCCTCAAATAAACAGAGAGTTTTTAAAAATTGCTGTTGAAAAGTACAAAATTGTGATAATACTTTGCACAGGAAGAGGCGCTTCAGCCTTTAAAATTGCAAAAGATTTACAGCTACCATGTTCATTAATCTCGGCAAATGGTGTTTATGTCTTCGAAAATCCTGATTTTCCACCTATTATAAAAAATTATCTTACAGAACGTCAGAAGAAAGTATTAATTGAGTTTCTTGATAACAATCATTTTGAAATAGACTACTATATCGTACTGGGATATGAACAAGATTTTCACATGATTTATAAAGAGAGAACCAATTATGATAGCTATTTTCTAAGCTTTGTAAATGGTCGCAAACAATTTAAACCTACATACCCTGCAGAAAAGCTTTTAAAGTTTTTAGAATACCCTATCAGTCACACTGGAATTGTAGGCAAATATGAAAAACTTAAAGAGATTAAAGAAATCCTTAAAACACTTGAGTTGGATTGTAATACTATTCTCTACTATGCATCAGACAACAAAGAATATGGTTTTTTAGAAGTCTTGAGCAATAATGCATCAAAAGAAAAAGCTCTTCTGCAATTTATGAATTTTAAAAATATCTCATCTGAAGAATTGATATCAATTGGTGATAATTTCAACGATGTCGGAATGTTCAAAATCTCTGGAATAAGCGTGGCAGTTGCAAATGCACCCGAAGAAGTAAAAAAAGCTGCAAAGTTTGTAACCTCCAGAACAAATAATGAAGGTGCAGTTGCTGAAGCTATTGAAATGTTTATAATAAAAAGGGATGGGTAA
- a CDS encoding NADH-quinone oxidoreductase subunit C: MLQNLKELQKEDLRKEVLALKADGYRFVTATCVDLGDGRFDIIYHFDKDYRLTNIRITTQAEEKVPSISDIYFAAVFVENEIKDLFGIEFENLLIDYEGKFMITEELESPMRKKPVVKVKKGE, encoded by the coding sequence ATGTTGCAAAATCTTAAAGAGCTTCAAAAAGAGGATTTGAGGAAAGAAGTTTTAGCCTTAAAAGCAGATGGTTATAGATTTGTCACTGCAACGTGTGTTGATTTGGGTGATGGTAGGTTTGATATAATCTATCACTTTGATAAGGATTACCGACTGACAAATATAAGAATTACTACTCAAGCTGAGGAAAAAGTTCCTTCCATTTCAGATATATATTTTGCAGCTGTGTTTGTTGAAAATGAGATAAAAGATTTGTTTGGAATAGAATTTGAAAATCTTTTGATTGATTACGAAGGAAAGTTCATGATAACTGAAGAGTTAGAATCTCCTATGCGCAAAAAGCCAGTGGTAAAAGTAAAGAAAGGAGAGTAA
- the hypF gene encoding carbamoyltransferase HypF produces MKRYRFIFKGLVQGVGFRPFIYSFAKKYELTGFVKNTGEGVLAEFQGDITSEQITHYIITNLPKNAILEKIEFYEIELVVDEKEFCIVESQKNRISTVLPYDLGMCENCKREFYDKSHRHYHNVFISCTDCGPRYTIIEALPYDRENTSMKQFKFCSDCEREYFTPDNRRFNAQSTTCPVCGPRLFLFSFAEKKHIHGEAIELLDFVSQKILEGYIVAIKGIGGFHLVCDPYNETVVKRLFESKRREGKPLALVAQDIEVVKKYCYVNKMEEDIFSSQRCPIILFEKKTEHFSHVNSNLHTLGIMRAYTPILDYILSKTGRDFLIATSANLSGIPMIIDESDAIQKLEGICDYVLYHNRKIVRRCDDSVGFVVKGKFVLTRPGRGFAPLRLKLSLSQFVEKNILALGGHEKATVALKKEDEVIISQYLGDLDTKEYIDFYKSALSDLIFLYNLEYDYIACDFHKNYFTTSIAEDIAIKDNKRIVYVQHHIAHVFSCMLENNLERCIGFAFDGTGLGLDGNIWGSEGFIIDKSDVKRVFHLKYYPLVGGEKSIKEPVRLAYYFAYEIDKSFAEEYFANSNFLSKIVKAARLLNYPLCSSFGRIFDVVGVLLRCGEKNSFEAQIPMVLESIADKTEDGFYDFVMNFEHEIEIDIVYILQQIINDIKRKTDRSLISAKFHNTVAKIVVEVAKRLRENYNKDVVALSGGVFQNKLLLEKTVSMLEKEHFKVYFNSFFPINDGGISAGQIYYTIQLLKNC; encoded by the coding sequence ATGAAAAGGTACAGATTTATATTTAAAGGGCTTGTGCAAGGGGTCGGTTTCCGACCCTTTATTTATAGTTTCGCAAAAAAATATGAACTTACAGGGTTTGTAAAAAATACTGGTGAAGGCGTTTTGGCAGAGTTTCAGGGAGATATAACTTCAGAGCAAATAACACATTATATTATAACTAACCTTCCCAAAAACGCTATTTTAGAGAAAATAGAGTTTTATGAGATTGAACTGGTTGTAGATGAAAAAGAATTTTGTATTGTTGAAAGTCAAAAAAATAGGATTTCAACAGTCCTGCCATATGACTTAGGGATGTGTGAAAATTGCAAAAGAGAATTTTATGACAAATCTCACAGACACTATCACAACGTATTTATTAGCTGCACAGACTGCGGACCAAGATACACAATTATTGAAGCATTGCCATATGATAGAGAAAATACATCTATGAAGCAATTTAAATTTTGCAGTGATTGCGAAAGGGAGTACTTTACTCCGGACAACAGAAGATTCAATGCGCAGTCAACAACCTGCCCAGTGTGTGGACCAAGACTTTTTCTTTTTTCGTTTGCTGAAAAAAAACATATCCATGGAGAGGCAATTGAACTTTTAGATTTTGTGTCTCAAAAAATTTTAGAGGGATATATAGTCGCAATAAAAGGAATAGGCGGCTTTCACTTAGTTTGCGACCCATACAATGAAACTGTAGTCAAAAGATTATTTGAAAGCAAAAGACGAGAAGGCAAGCCTTTAGCACTTGTTGCCCAGGACATTGAAGTAGTAAAAAAATACTGCTATGTAAATAAGATGGAAGAAGATATTTTTTCTTCTCAACGATGTCCTATAATTCTTTTCGAAAAAAAGACTGAGCATTTTTCACATGTAAATAGCAATCTTCACACCCTCGGTATAATGAGGGCGTACACCCCTATTTTGGACTATATCCTGAGCAAAACTGGCAGGGACTTTTTAATTGCAACCTCTGCCAACCTCTCAGGAATTCCAATGATTATTGATGAAAGCGATGCTATTCAAAAACTTGAGGGTATCTGTGACTATGTGCTCTATCACAACAGAAAAATAGTTCGAAGGTGTGATGATAGTGTTGGATTTGTTGTAAAAGGTAAGTTTGTACTGACAAGACCGGGAAGAGGTTTTGCTCCTCTGAGACTAAAACTATCTTTATCACAATTTGTAGAGAAAAATATCTTAGCGTTAGGAGGTCATGAAAAAGCTACAGTTGCTTTAAAAAAAGAGGATGAGGTTATTATAAGTCAATACTTAGGTGACCTTGACACAAAAGAGTATATAGACTTTTACAAGTCTGCACTAAGTGACCTTATTTTTCTATACAACTTAGAATATGATTATATTGCCTGTGATTTTCACAAAAACTATTTTACAACCTCCATTGCCGAGGATATTGCCATAAAAGATAACAAAAGAATTGTATATGTTCAGCATCATATAGCTCACGTGTTTTCATGTATGCTTGAAAATAATTTAGAGAGATGTATAGGCTTTGCATTTGACGGAACAGGCTTGGGGTTGGATGGGAACATATGGGGAAGTGAAGGATTTATAATTGATAAAAGCGATGTAAAAAGAGTATTTCATCTAAAGTACTATCCTTTAGTGGGCGGAGAAAAATCCATAAAAGAACCTGTGAGATTGGCATACTATTTTGCATATGAAATTGATAAAAGCTTTGCAGAAGAGTATTTTGCAAATTCTAATTTTCTTTCAAAAATTGTAAAGGCAGCAAGGTTACTGAATTATCCTCTTTGCTCAAGTTTTGGAAGGATATTTGATGTTGTGGGTGTACTTTTAAGATGTGGAGAGAAAAATAGTTTTGAAGCACAGATTCCAATGGTTTTAGAAAGTATTGCAGACAAGACCGAAGATGGGTTTTATGATTTTGTTATGAATTTTGAACATGAAATTGAAATAGATATTGTGTATATACTACAACAAATCATTAATGATATTAAAAGAAAGACTGACAGAAGCTTGATTTCTGCGAAATTTCACAACACCGTTGCAAAAATAGTTGTTGAAGTGGCAAAGAGGTTGAGAGAAAATTATAATAAAGACGTTGTAGCACTATCTGGCGGAGTATTCCAAAACAAGCTTTTGCTTGAAAAGACAGTGTCTATGCTTGAGAAAGAGCACTTTAAAGTGTATTTTAATTCTTTTTTCCCTATAAACGATGGGGGAATTTCAGCTGGACAAATATATTATACAATCCAATTATTAAAAAATTGTTAA
- the hypD gene encoding hydrogenase formation protein HypD produces the protein MQTLEKANTIINTIKNNIEKMGRQLRIIEVCGTHTVSIYRNGFHTLFKGYIDFISGPGCPVCVTHEGYIDNLIELAKMNYTIYTFGDLMKVPGKSMSLAEAKSNGAKIKIMYSPVDAVENIAEDEEAIIAAVGFETTVPAFALSLEKVLEKDLKNVKFACELKTIDQPLKVLLKDHIKVDGLILPGHVATILGVDGFKFVEEFEIPSVISGFEKYDILLSLLSLTQSILDNDFTVKNEYKRVVKKEGNTVAKRYIERFFERTDAYFRGLGLIEGGGLRLKSEYSSFSVQLKYDYESFSNSACRCADVLTGKLKPFECPLFEKVCTPQTPKGACMVSQEGSCNAYFRFGKWK, from the coding sequence ATGCAAACTCTTGAAAAGGCAAATACTATTATTAACACAATAAAAAACAACATTGAAAAGATGGGCAGGCAGCTAAGAATAATTGAGGTGTGTGGCACCCATACTGTTTCAATTTACAGAAACGGTTTTCATACTCTTTTTAAAGGATATATAGATTTTATTTCAGGTCCTGGCTGCCCAGTTTGCGTAACTCATGAAGGGTATATAGATAATCTCATTGAGCTTGCAAAAATGAACTATACTATCTACACTTTTGGAGACCTTATGAAAGTTCCAGGCAAGAGTATGTCTTTAGCTGAGGCAAAATCAAATGGTGCCAAAATTAAAATTATGTACTCACCGGTTGATGCTGTTGAGAATATAGCCGAGGATGAAGAAGCAATAATTGCTGCAGTAGGGTTTGAGACCACAGTTCCAGCCTTTGCTCTGAGCCTGGAAAAGGTATTGGAAAAGGATTTGAAAAATGTCAAGTTTGCATGTGAGCTTAAAACCATTGACCAGCCGCTGAAAGTCCTCTTAAAAGATCACATAAAAGTGGATGGACTTATCCTGCCAGGACATGTTGCAACAATCTTGGGTGTTGATGGATTTAAGTTTGTTGAGGAGTTTGAGATTCCTTCTGTTATATCTGGATTTGAAAAGTATGATATTCTGCTTTCTTTGCTGAGTTTAACACAAAGTATCTTAGATAATGATTTTACTGTAAAAAATGAGTACAAAAGAGTTGTAAAAAAAGAGGGTAACACAGTTGCAAAAAGGTATATAGAGAGATTTTTTGAAAGAACTGATGCGTATTTTAGAGGACTTGGCTTGATTGAGGGTGGTGGGTTGAGACTTAAAAGTGAGTATTCTTCCTTTTCAGTCCAGCTTAAATATGACTATGAAAGTTTTTCTAATTCTGCATGCAGATGTGCAGATGTGCTCACAGGCAAATTAAAGCCTTTTGAATGTCCTCTTTTTGAAAAGGTATGCACACCTCAGACACCAAAAGGGGCGTGTATGGTATCACAAGAAGGTTCTTGCAATGCATATTTCAGATTTGGGAAGTGGAAATGA
- a CDS encoding respiratory chain complex I subunit 1 family protein, whose amino-acid sequence MKQALIVLASVVLSPLIGGLLTGIDRKITARMQNRFGPPILQPFYDIFKLFSKETIVVSNTQILYAFLFLVFNIVAVVMFLLKMDLLLILFILAFATTALILGAMATNSPYSRIGAHRELISVLAYEPVLIAMIVAIYFVTGSFNIQDILKHNSFLILDLPFIFIAFSYVLTIKLRKSPFDLSTSHHGHQELVKGITTEFAGPVLGLIELGHWYELVLLLLFVWLFFAKNIFVAIAAILICYFLEIVIDNISARLTWKIMLQLTWSVAFGFALVNLIWVYIKYRLL is encoded by the coding sequence GTGAAACAGGCTTTAATTGTACTTGCATCAGTAGTGCTTTCGCCCCTAATTGGCGGACTTTTGACCGGAATTGACCGCAAAATAACAGCAAGAATGCAAAACAGGTTTGGTCCACCTATTCTACAGCCTTTTTATGATATTTTTAAACTATTTTCAAAAGAAACTATCGTTGTTTCGAATACTCAGATATTATATGCGTTTTTATTCTTGGTATTTAACATTGTTGCAGTTGTGATGTTTTTGCTTAAGATGGACCTTCTTTTGATTTTATTTATTCTTGCATTTGCCACAACAGCGCTCATTCTTGGAGCAATGGCAACAAATTCGCCATATTCAAGGATAGGTGCTCACAGGGAATTGATATCTGTACTTGCATATGAGCCCGTTTTAATTGCTATGATAGTAGCAATTTACTTTGTAACTGGGAGTTTCAATATACAAGACATTTTAAAACACAATAGCTTTCTAATATTAGATTTACCGTTTATCTTCATAGCATTCAGTTATGTTTTAACAATTAAGCTTCGAAAATCTCCATTTGATTTATCTACTTCACACCATGGTCATCAAGAACTTGTAAAAGGTATTACAACAGAGTTTGCAGGACCAGTTCTTGGCTTGATTGAACTTGGTCACTGGTACGAACTTGTACTTTTGCTTCTTTTTGTATGGCTATTTTTTGCAAAAAATATCTTTGTGGCAATAGCAGCAATTTTGATTTGCTACTTTTTAGAGATTGTTATTGACAATATCTCAGCAAGGCTTACATGGAAGATAATGTTACAGCTTACTTGGTCAGTGGCATTTGGTTTTGCGCTTGTTAATCTCATTTGGGTATATATAAAGTATAGGTTATTATAA
- the hypA gene encoding hydrogenase maturation nickel metallochaperone HypA — protein sequence MHEYFVTQQLVKIAEDELKDVSFKRVTRIKVVVGELSGIIDESLKFYFDILTKGTILEGAQLKIIPKKALLYCQKCSEYFERTKDFTCPKCSSLGKLTEHGKEFYIESIEVDD from the coding sequence ATGCACGAGTATTTTGTTACACAGCAGCTTGTAAAGATTGCAGAAGATGAATTGAAAGATGTCAGCTTTAAAAGGGTTACAAGAATTAAAGTTGTAGTTGGGGAGCTTAGTGGAATTATTGACGAGTCACTAAAATTTTATTTTGACATCCTAACAAAAGGAACAATTTTAGAAGGTGCTCAGCTCAAAATAATTCCCAAAAAGGCTCTTTTGTACTGTCAAAAATGCAGTGAATATTTTGAGAGGACAAAAGATTTTACCTGTCCAAAATGTTCGTCCTTAGGCAAACTTACTGAACATGGTAAGGAATTTTATATTGAGTCTATAGAGGTAGATGATTGA
- a CDS encoding NADH-quinone oxidoreductase subunit 5 family protein yields the protein MASIYLLLIFLPMIAAFFILLINNSSFRKAIVFLMSAILIGVALYSISQGDKVIVLSHSLNSALEYLITFADYFLLAIIFLIGTKLKNKLISLLAILQFVLMFVFEFKVGKLDVENVFFVDHLSFIMLLLINIIGPLIAIFALSYMEEHEKHLHLEKSRQNIFFTVIMLFLGAMNGLVISNNILWVYFFWEITTLCSFLLISHDQNEESIKNATRALLLNSIGGLSFVIGIIFMYYKSGTVALNEIISSQDSSILMIPIAFLTLAAFTKSAQMPFQSWLLGAMVAPTPVSALLHSSTMVKAGVYLVLRLSPVFIDTWLSKIVAVAGAFTFVSAALLAIFQSNAKRVLAYSTISNLGLIIALSSIAHRYAIYAAALLIVLHGVSKALLFLCIGSIEQGIGSRNIEDMDGIKYKMPIVAFLTLLGSVSMLLPPFGVLITKWIAIEVSTQNIAAMLEIILGSAFTVVFWTKFIGKILSDGKDRNKIEKFEFIKHIPLMAISILVVLVSIFLIQFTNMFVVPFFKSSFARYSGVSSTNIKELYVKDFFGFNPVVFFGVLVAAVVLGALIYRWFKPKRYVPVYMSCENSDNFGFRGEKDKVVSFEFKNYYFETLANEKTVTLVVNVLSIALIAIMFGVILK from the coding sequence ATGGCGAGCATCTATCTACTCCTAATTTTTCTACCCATGATAGCAGCATTTTTCATTCTTCTTATTAACAATAGCAGTTTTAGAAAAGCTATTGTTTTTTTAATGTCTGCAATATTAATTGGTGTAGCTTTGTATTCTATTTCACAAGGTGATAAAGTGATAGTGCTTTCTCATTCATTAAATTCAGCACTTGAGTATCTAATAACCTTTGCTGATTATTTTCTATTAGCAATAATCTTTTTGATTGGTACAAAACTTAAAAACAAGCTCATTAGCCTTCTTGCTATTTTGCAGTTTGTTTTAATGTTTGTGTTTGAGTTTAAAGTAGGGAAACTAGATGTTGAAAATGTATTTTTCGTTGACCATTTGAGCTTTATTATGCTTCTTTTGATAAACATTATAGGTCCGCTTATTGCAATATTTGCACTTTCTTATATGGAAGAGCATGAGAAACACCTTCATCTTGAAAAAAGCAGACAAAACATATTTTTTACAGTAATTATGCTATTTTTGGGTGCAATGAACGGTCTTGTGATTTCGAACAATATACTGTGGGTATACTTTTTCTGGGAGATTACTACACTCTGTTCTTTCCTGCTAATTTCTCATGACCAGAATGAAGAGAGTATTAAAAATGCAACAAGAGCTCTTCTTTTAAATTCGATAGGTGGACTTAGCTTTGTTATAGGTATAATATTTATGTATTACAAATCTGGAACAGTTGCTTTGAATGAGATTATATCTTCACAAGACAGCAGTATTTTGATGATACCAATTGCCTTTTTAACTTTGGCAGCATTTACAAAGTCTGCTCAGATGCCATTCCAGAGCTGGCTACTTGGTGCTATGGTGGCACCAACACCTGTGTCTGCCTTGCTTCACTCAAGCACAATGGTAAAAGCAGGTGTTTATCTGGTTTTGAGATTATCACCGGTATTTATTGATACATGGCTGTCAAAAATAGTTGCGGTGGCAGGTGCTTTTACTTTTGTTTCAGCAGCGCTTTTAGCAATATTTCAGTCAAATGCAAAAAGAGTGTTGGCATACTCAACAATTTCTAATTTGGGTCTTATAATTGCATTGTCATCCATAGCACATAGATATGCTATATATGCAGCTGCACTTTTGATAGTTTTGCATGGTGTGTCTAAAGCGCTTTTGTTCTTGTGTATTGGTTCAATAGAACAGGGTATAGGTTCCCGAAACATAGAAGATATGGATGGAATCAAGTATAAAATGCCAATTGTTGCTTTCTTAACTCTTTTGGGAAGTGTGTCAATGCTACTTCCTCCATTTGGCGTTTTAATTACAAAATGGATTGCTATTGAAGTGTCAACTCAAAACATTGCGGCAATGCTTGAAATAATCTTGGGAAGTGCTTTTACAGTTGTTTTCTGGACAAAGTTTATAGGCAAGATTCTTTCTGATGGAAAGGATAGAAATAAGATAGAGAAATTTGAATTTATAAAGCATATTCCGTTGATGGCTATTTCAATATTAGTAGTTTTGGTAAGCATCTTTTTGATCCAGTTTACAAATATGTTTGTTGTGCCTTTTTTCAAGTCTTCTTTTGCAAGGTATTCAGGAGTTAGCAGCACCAATATAAAAGAATTGTATGTGAAAGATTTCTTTGGATTTAATCCGGTTGTATTTTTTGGTGTGCTGGTAGCAGCAGTCGTTCTGGGAGCTCTAATATATAGGTGGTTTAAGCCGAAAAGATATGTACCTGTGTATATGTCATGTGAAAATTCGGACAATTTTGGTTTCAGAGGCGAAAAAGATAAAGTTGTGTCGTTTGAATTCAAAAATTATTATTTTGAAACACTGGCAAATGAGAAAACAGTAACTCTTGTTGTAAATGTTCTTTCAATTGCATTAATCGCAATAATGTTTGGGGTGATTTTAAAGTGA